The sequence below is a genomic window from Lolium perenne isolate Kyuss_39 chromosome 7, Kyuss_2.0, whole genome shotgun sequence.
TGAAAGCACGCCAAAAGAGATGCAACAAAAACCGCATccaaaaacaagtaaaaactgctAAACCGCACCCAAACACAGCCACATGAAGGGTTATCCATCAACCAAATCCAGGACAGACTTGTACCCATAAAAAAAACGAATATGGCTGGTTACTACAGTAGTGCTCAAGTTTCTACTagataagggcatgtacaatggtgatgacTCAGCTGTCTGTAAGGGGTAGTTATAGCtgattttggtgatgtggaggaaagagaatgaggAGAGAGAGGGAGGCTGTCTGTAAAGTTACAGACAGTCTGTAGTCTTCTTACAGACGGCTTACAGACAGcatttttgttgttgtatgaaGGGTGTCTATAACTTATACTCATACATGGTTATGGCTAAAAATAGATAGCTTACAGACAGACCACTGTAGACACTGTCTATACTACTGTCTATATATGATATGGAGTGCTATTACAGACACCATCTATCtagaccattgtacatgccctaagctAGCGGGGCAGGAAAAACGCACACCATAAAGGCGTGTAAAACATGCACCCCTAgcccaaaaacatgaaaaccatAAAGGCTTCATAGTCTTCAGACAACTTGTCCTTCGGCGTTAGCACCTTCTCATGCTCGAAGTTAGCCAATGATCGAGCCAGCATATTTGATCACTCGTCAGTGATGAACGGCATGCAGCTGGAGCTGCGAGCGATGCcgcctccggcagcggcagccTTTGCCTTGGAGGCGCTTTCCCTGACCTCCCGGGGGTTGATGCTGGACCTAGACCTGGGCCCGAGCTTGGAGCGCTTCCTGAGGATCTCCCTCATGGCCTCCGCCTGGAATAGCACCGGGTGCGTCCTCCCGAAGCCGTTGAACCTCTTGCACACGCCCATGTGCGTTCGGAGCGCCTCCTCCCGCGACGTGCCGCtcttctcggcctcctccgtcaCGGCCTCCGCGCACAGCCCGCAGACCCACCGCCCCGAGAAGCGGCCGCGCACGCCGAGGATGTACTCGGGCGTGCACTCCTCTGACATGCCACAGCACTCGCACTTGGCGTCCTCCACCTCCGGGACCGGGTGGAGCAGCTTCATCTCCGCCtctgccgccgcctcctcctcctccttggcaCGGCCGTGGTGGTGGAGCTCGTAGGAGACGTCGGACACGGTGCGCTGGAGCTTGTCGGACGAGGTCCTGCGCCTCTTCTCCAGGTTGCCGGCGTCGATGTTGCTTGCCATCGCGATGAACGGCGCCGCCATGGCCATGGCGACCGCGCACGCCTCTCTGCTGGGTGCCATTGCTGGATCGGACTTTGCCCTACCTCTTGGGTGTTTCTTGGCTATGTGTTGCGCCTTGTTGAGTCTCAGTTGTGATATATCTTACAAGCTGATGGCTTTTG
It includes:
- the LOC127313113 gene encoding uncharacterized protein, whose product is MAPSREACAVAMAMAAPFIAMASNIDAGNLEKRRRTSSDKLQRTVSDVSYELHHHGRAKEEEEAAAEAEMKLLHPVPEVEDAKCECCGMSEECTPEYILGVRGRFSGRWVCGLCAEAVTEEAEKSGTSREEALRTHMGVCKRFNGFGRTHPVLFQAEAMREILRKRSKLGPRSRSSINPREVRESASKAKAAAAGGGIARSSSCMPFITDE